In the Leptotrichia sp. oral taxon 212 genome, one interval contains:
- a CDS encoding PolC-type DNA polymerase III, producing MSAKYLKLKPSNDFTAKYDMKSFRIEHVNLFSKKKEIEIHVKVNNYNANEELADLRKLMHKSFGTDLKLSIKITVETETLESDINGFIRFIIDNYKSESARHQYIFANYEVDNIEDNIFIKLPSEHLIEHGRNSDILSELKQRIYNTTGKNFNLEFTSGDFEEIHKMIEEKKRNLEKAVKVEELPVFEPPKEETKEKWNGNKGNTVHSDYRKKVADRKTSEFKVLDSLNLNEEVALEGHIFHIDISETKNGNIKCDFIITDYTDSIGCRIFLKNAGELKIGLNDWVKVIGRFEIDRFTGEHYINAKKIDKIEPKMTERKDNAEKKRIELHAHTNMSEMSGVVSAKDLAKRAKEFGHEAIAVTDFGVVHSFPFAYKESNENFKIIFGMEAYVVDDEQDMITKPSDKLIEEEVYVVFDIETTGLDPYNDKIIEIGAIKLKGKEIIDEFSVFINPEMNIPEEITRLTNITDDMVKDADNIETVLPEFLKFCKDTTVVAHNAKFDVGFINQKAKNQGLEYSPSVIDTLHWARVLLHDQKRFGLKNIANYFNISLDNHHRAVDDAKATAEIFQKFLNMVLSKGILKLTEISRELETNIQNAETLNTMILVKNQEGLRDLYELVSRSHIEFFGNRKPRIPKSLLNEKRENLLIASSASAVFGNNGELANMFIRGSDLNDIEERAKFYDYIEIHPLTNYIDLEGTGDVESLDKIVEMNNYFYDLGKKLGKIVVATGDAHYLEEREAINRSVLILGSGMGRRIFSYDKRLFLRTTDEMLEEFSYLGEEKAYEVVVENTHKINDMIENVRPIPTGFYPPKIEGAEEEVRQMTYTKLNELYGKNVPEHLKERIEKELNSIIGNGFAVLYLIAQKLVKKSLDNGYLVGSRGSVGSSIVAYLMGITEVNGLYPHYRCPNCKHTEFMEFEGSGPDLPDKVCPECGTQYIKDGHAIPFEVFMGFDGDKVPDIDLNFSGEYQGEIHKYTEELFGSENVFRAGTIATLAEKNAFGYVKKYFEEVEGTPEISKRKAELTRIAKGCEGARKTTGQHPGGMIVVPADKSIYDFCPIQRPANDMNAESKTTHFDYHVMDEQLVKLDILGHDDPTTLRILQDLTGVDIYSIPLDDEKVMSLFSGTEALGVTPQDIDSKTGSSGIPEFGTSFVKQMLMDTKPKTFAELVRISGLSHGTDVWLNNAQEYVRQGIATLSEIITVRDDIMNYLIDNGLDKSVAFTIMEFVRKGQPTKNPEKWKEYSEIMKKHKVKQWYIDSCEKIKYMFPKGHAVAYVMMAVRIAYFKVYYPLEFYTAFLNRKAADFKMTAMFKSVDELKKAKRELDARGNLNAKEKQELFLYEILIEMHYRKIELMQIDIYKSEATHFTIEDGKIRMPLIAMDGLGEAVAVNVVNERKEGEFLSVEDLVKRTKLNKTVMDLLKTYNCVPELSATNQQTLF from the coding sequence ATGTCAGCAAAGTATTTAAAATTAAAGCCGTCAAATGATTTTACGGCAAAGTATGATATGAAAAGTTTTAGAATAGAGCATGTAAACCTGTTTTCAAAAAAGAAAGAAATAGAGATACATGTAAAAGTTAATAATTACAATGCAAATGAAGAACTGGCTGATTTACGTAAGCTGATGCACAAAAGTTTTGGTACCGATCTTAAGCTCAGCATAAAAATAACAGTTGAAACGGAAACTCTTGAAAGTGATATAAATGGCTTTATAAGATTTATCATTGATAATTATAAATCTGAAAGTGCAAGACATCAGTATATTTTTGCCAATTATGAAGTGGATAATATTGAAGATAATATCTTTATAAAACTTCCGTCAGAACATCTGATAGAACATGGAAGAAATTCTGATATACTGAGTGAACTGAAACAGAGAATATATAATACTACAGGAAAAAATTTCAATCTGGAATTTACAAGTGGAGATTTTGAAGAAATTCATAAAATGATAGAAGAAAAGAAGAGAAATCTGGAAAAAGCTGTGAAAGTGGAAGAGCTCCCTGTATTTGAACCTCCAAAGGAAGAAACAAAGGAAAAATGGAATGGAAATAAAGGAAATACAGTACATAGTGATTACAGAAAAAAAGTGGCTGACAGAAAAACAAGTGAATTCAAAGTGCTTGACAGCTTAAACCTGAATGAGGAAGTTGCACTTGAAGGGCATATTTTTCATATAGATATTTCAGAAACAAAAAATGGAAATATAAAATGTGACTTCATAATTACTGATTATACAGATTCCATAGGTTGCAGGATTTTTCTTAAAAATGCCGGAGAATTGAAAATAGGTCTGAATGACTGGGTAAAAGTAATAGGAAGATTTGAAATAGACAGATTTACCGGAGAACACTATATAAATGCAAAGAAAATTGACAAGATAGAGCCTAAAATGACAGAAAGAAAGGACAATGCCGAAAAGAAAAGAATAGAGCTTCATGCCCATACAAACATGAGTGAAATGAGCGGAGTGGTTTCTGCAAAGGATCTTGCAAAGAGGGCAAAGGAATTTGGACATGAGGCAATTGCAGTTACAGATTTTGGAGTAGTGCATTCTTTTCCATTTGCATATAAGGAGTCAAATGAAAATTTTAAAATAATTTTTGGAATGGAAGCCTATGTTGTCGATGATGAGCAGGATATGATAACGAAACCATCTGATAAGCTGATAGAAGAAGAAGTTTATGTTGTATTTGATATAGAAACAACAGGGCTTGATCCTTATAACGATAAAATAATTGAAATTGGAGCAATTAAATTAAAAGGGAAAGAAATAATAGATGAATTTTCTGTGTTTATAAATCCTGAAATGAATATTCCGGAAGAAATTACAAGACTTACAAATATTACAGATGATATGGTGAAGGATGCTGATAACATTGAAACTGTGCTTCCTGAATTTTTGAAATTCTGTAAGGATACTACGGTTGTGGCACATAATGCCAAGTTTGATGTGGGATTTATCAACCAGAAGGCTAAAAATCAAGGGCTGGAATACTCTCCAAGCGTTATAGATACACTACACTGGGCAAGAGTGCTTCTGCATGACCAGAAGAGATTTGGTCTTAAGAATATAGCCAATTATTTTAATATTTCCCTTGATAATCACCATAGGGCAGTAGATGATGCAAAGGCAACAGCTGAAATATTTCAGAAATTTCTGAATATGGTGCTGAGTAAGGGAATCCTGAAACTTACAGAAATAAGCAGGGAACTGGAAACAAATATCCAGAATGCAGAAACGCTTAATACAATGATACTTGTAAAAAATCAGGAAGGACTAAGGGATCTTTATGAGCTTGTATCAAGAAGCCATATTGAATTTTTTGGTAACAGAAAACCAAGAATACCTAAATCATTGTTAAATGAAAAGAGGGAAAATCTTCTGATTGCAAGTTCGGCATCGGCAGTATTTGGAAATAACGGTGAGCTTGCAAATATGTTTATACGTGGGTCAGATTTGAATGATATTGAAGAGAGGGCAAAATTTTATGATTACATTGAAATACATCCTCTGACAAATTATATTGACCTGGAAGGTACTGGAGATGTTGAAAGTCTTGATAAAATTGTGGAAATGAATAATTACTTTTATGACCTTGGTAAAAAACTTGGAAAAATAGTAGTAGCTACAGGAGACGCCCATTATCTGGAAGAAAGGGAAGCAATTAACCGTAGTGTGCTTATTTTAGGAAGCGGAATGGGACGGCGTATATTTTCTTATGATAAAAGGCTATTTTTAAGAACAACAGATGAAATGCTGGAAGAATTTTCATATTTAGGAGAAGAGAAAGCATATGAAGTAGTTGTAGAAAATACTCATAAAATAAACGATATGATAGAAAACGTAAGACCTATTCCTACAGGATTCTATCCTCCGAAAATAGAAGGTGCGGAAGAGGAAGTAAGACAGATGACTTATACAAAACTGAATGAGCTGTATGGAAAAAATGTTCCTGAGCATCTGAAGGAAAGAATAGAAAAGGAGCTGAATTCAATAATAGGAAATGGATTTGCAGTTCTTTATCTTATAGCCCAGAAGCTTGTTAAGAAGTCTCTTGATAATGGATATTTAGTAGGGTCAAGAGGATCGGTAGGGTCATCCATTGTGGCATATCTGATGGGAATAACGGAAGTGAACGGACTTTATCCACATTACAGATGTCCTAACTGTAAACATACTGAATTTATGGAGTTTGAAGGAAGTGGGCCTGACCTGCCTGATAAAGTGTGCCCTGAGTGCGGAACTCAATATATAAAAGATGGTCACGCAATACCTTTTGAAGTATTTATGGGATTTGACGGTGACAAGGTTCCTGATATTGATTTGAACTTTTCAGGAGAATATCAGGGTGAAATACATAAATATACGGAAGAACTGTTCGGTTCAGAAAATGTATTCAGGGCAGGGACTATCGCCACTCTTGCAGAAAAAAATGCTTTCGGATATGTGAAAAAATATTTTGAGGAAGTAGAGGGGACACCTGAAATAAGCAAAAGAAAAGCTGAACTTACAAGGATTGCAAAAGGATGCGAGGGAGCAAGAAAAACGACAGGACAGCATCCCGGAGGTATGATTGTAGTGCCGGCTGATAAGTCCATATATGACTTCTGCCCTATTCAGAGACCGGCAAATGATATGAATGCCGAGTCCAAGACGACTCACTTTGACTATCACGTAATGGATGAACAGCTTGTAAAGCTTGATATACTGGGACATGATGATCCGACTACATTGAGAATACTGCAGGATTTAACAGGAGTGGATATTTACAGTATTCCACTTGATGATGAAAAGGTTATGAGCCTGTTCAGTGGAACAGAAGCACTTGGTGTTACACCTCAGGACATTGATTCTAAAACAGGATCGTCAGGAATACCTGAATTTGGTACATCGTTTGTAAAACAGATGCTTATGGATACGAAGCCTAAGACATTTGCGGAATTAGTAAGAATATCAGGACTTTCCCATGGAACTGATGTATGGCTGAATAATGCACAGGAATATGTAAGACAGGGAATTGCTACCTTAAGTGAAATAATAACAGTCCGTGATGACATTATGAACTATCTGATTGATAACGGTCTTGATAAATCGGTTGCCTTTACAATAATGGAATTTGTCAGAAAAGGTCAGCCCACTAAAAATCCTGAAAAATGGAAAGAATATTCAGAAATAATGAAAAAACATAAAGTAAAGCAGTGGTATATTGATTCGTGTGAAAAGATAAAATATATGTTCCCTAAAGGTCACGCTGTTGCTTACGTTATGATGGCTGTGAGAATAGCTTATTTTAAAGTTTATTACCCGCTTGAATTTTATACTGCATTCCTGAACAGAAAGGCAGCTGATTTTAAAATGACTGCGATGTTCAAGTCTGTAGATGAACTGAAAAAAGCAAAAAGGGAACTTGATGCAAGAGGTAACCTTAATGCAAAAGAAAAACAGGAACTATTCCTATATGAAATTCTGATTGAGATGCATTATAGAAAAATTGAGCTTATGCAGATAGATATTTATAAATCAGAAGCTACTCATTTTACTATTGAAGACGGAAAAATAAGAATGCCTCTAATTGCAATGGACGGACTTGGTGAAGCAGTTGCAGTTAATGTCGTAAATGAAAGAAAGGAAGGAGAATTTTTGTCAGTGGAAGATCTGGTGAAAAGAACAAAATTAAATAAAACAGTGATGGATTTGTTAAAAACATACAATTGTGTGCCTGAATTATCAGCGACAAATCAGCAGACATTATTTTAG
- a CDS encoding prolyl-tRNA synthetase associated domain-containing protein, with protein sequence MMDMFLEVKEKLDELDIPFELVEHEPAVTMELADKFIEGIEGVRTKTMFLTNRKKTEFYLLIMDDSKRLDMLRFKEIVSANQIKMASEKSLYEKMMLPPGTVSPFGLLNNKEKDIKVYIDKEIINEERMSFHPNTNEKTIFIKTSDLLKYLESIGCDANVIEI encoded by the coding sequence ATGATGGATATGTTTTTGGAAGTAAAAGAAAAATTAGATGAACTTGACATTCCTTTTGAACTTGTGGAACATGAACCTGCAGTAACCATGGAACTTGCAGATAAATTCATTGAAGGCATAGAAGGAGTACGTACAAAAACAATGTTTCTGACAAACAGGAAAAAGACAGAGTTTTATCTTCTTATTATGGATGACAGTAAAAGGCTGGATATGCTCAGGTTTAAGGAAATAGTTTCTGCAAACCAGATAAAAATGGCATCTGAAAAAAGTCTTTATGAAAAAATGATGCTGCCACCGGGAACTGTATCGCCATTTGGTCTGCTAAATAATAAGGAAAAAGACATAAAGGTGTATATAGATAAGGAAATAATAAATGAAGAACGTATGAGCTTTCATCCAAATACAAATGAAAAAACAATATTCATTAAAACATCCGATTTATTAAAATATCTTGAAAGCATCGGATGTGATGCGAATGTGATTGAGATTTAA
- a CDS encoding flavodoxin has protein sequence MADLIAFYSRRGQNYFDGEIKEVKKGNTEIVAEKLQEITGAEVFQIKQLVEYSDNYKICAEEAERDFNNNARPELDEYLQEPEKYDTIYLAYPNYCNTMPMVVFTFLEEYGFEGKTIKPICTNGGSGLGTSVRDIKKLCPNSTVTKGLSIDSSEIEKAEDLLKEWLEK, from the coding sequence ATGGCAGATTTAATAGCTTTTTATTCTAGAAGAGGACAGAACTATTTTGATGGAGAAATTAAGGAAGTAAAAAAAGGAAATACGGAAATTGTTGCGGAAAAATTACAGGAAATTACTGGAGCGGAAGTTTTTCAGATAAAACAGCTTGTGGAATATTCTGATAATTATAAAATATGTGCAGAAGAAGCAGAGAGGGATTTTAATAATAATGCAAGACCTGAACTTGATGAATATCTTCAGGAACCTGAAAAGTATGATACAATTTATTTGGCATATCCTAATTATTGCAATACAATGCCAATGGTAGTTTTTACATTCCTTGAAGAATATGGTTTTGAAGGAAAAACAATAAAACCAATATGTACAAATGGTGGAAGCGGACTTGGGACAAGTGTAAGAGATATAAAGAAACTTTGTCCAAATTCAACCGTTACTAAAGGGCTTTCAATAGACAGTTCTGAAATTGAAAAAGCAGAAGATTTATTGAAAGAATGGCTTGAAAAATAA
- a CDS encoding YebC/PmpR family DNA-binding transcriptional regulator: protein MGRHGTIAGRKEAQDKKRAASFTKLVRLITVAARGGDNPEFNVALKHAIEKAKAINMPNDNINRAIKKGAGTDGSNAFETLNYEGYGPGGVAIIVEALTDNKNRTAASVKTAFDRNGGNLGVSGSVSYMFGRKGEIIIEKTSDIDEDALMEAALEAGMEDMETLDDSFYITTETANFDAVADALRGAGYTLLEADIQYLPSIEVETLGEDDLQKLAKLIDVLENDDDVQKVHHNFAGDL from the coding sequence ATGGGAAGACATGGTACAATAGCGGGACGTAAAGAAGCTCAGGATAAAAAGAGAGCCGCTTCTTTTACAAAGCTTGTCAGACTTATAACTGTTGCTGCAAGAGGTGGGGATAATCCTGAATTTAACGTTGCCCTGAAACATGCAATTGAAAAAGCTAAAGCAATTAATATGCCTAATGATAACATCAACAGAGCTATCAAGAAAGGAGCCGGAACAGACGGTTCAAATGCTTTTGAAACATTAAACTATGAAGGATACGGACCAGGAGGAGTTGCAATAATCGTTGAAGCACTGACTGATAATAAAAATAGAACTGCCGCATCTGTAAAAACTGCTTTTGACAGAAATGGTGGAAATCTTGGTGTTTCCGGATCAGTTTCATACATGTTCGGAAGAAAGGGTGAAATTATTATTGAAAAAACATCTGATATAGATGAAGATGCATTAATGGAAGCTGCCCTTGAAGCAGGAATGGAAGATATGGAGACTTTAGATGACAGTTTCTACATTACTACAGAAACTGCAAACTTTGATGCTGTCGCTGACGCCTTAAGAGGAGCAGGATATACACTGCTTGAAGCGGATATTCAGTATCTACCATCTATTGAGGTGGAAACTCTTGGAGAAGATGATCTTCAGAAATTGGCAAAATTAATCGATGTACTTGAAAATGATGATGATGTTCAGAAAGTTCATCATAATTTTGCAGGCGACCTTTAA
- a CDS encoding YiiG family protein, whose product MMRKILVILTMLVLLISCGKKGSKNDPFKDLGNNKGGNSSKQVNEVEKYNLYVGVHNELLSFEKSAGDYFEDAGAEAQFQKPSGSVSINLHQIPTLIQKIKKATEAKPKWNELDKAAEGLLPIFEELSPLAQDMKAYFDGKDYTSDNYKKAQEYHTKFLEIIKKYDQAVAPFRTAMDKKVAEQKESEAKMYQKEGRIISYNRMMIMNTAEEVLAEIRNQKLNGANVTTGDVSKFKALQEKLIKVASEYQNAIRDQKYLEKEGIKDNSGIKVSGLNSFMDETNDFKAALVNLIERIETKKAVDQNTLSNSFFLENANGTPENMIKQFNELVGEYNRSIR is encoded by the coding sequence ATGATGAGAAAAATTTTAGTGATACTGACTATGCTGGTATTATTAATTTCATGTGGTAAGAAAGGAAGTAAGAACGATCCTTTTAAGGATTTAGGAAATAATAAAGGAGGAAACAGCAGTAAACAGGTAAATGAAGTTGAAAAATACAATCTTTATGTTGGAGTTCACAATGAATTATTGAGCTTTGAAAAAAGTGCGGGAGATTATTTTGAAGATGCAGGAGCAGAAGCACAGTTCCAGAAACCGTCAGGAAGTGTAAGTATTAATCTTCATCAAATTCCTACACTTATTCAAAAAATAAAGAAAGCAACTGAAGCTAAACCAAAATGGAATGAACTGGATAAAGCTGCAGAGGGACTGCTTCCAATATTTGAAGAACTGTCACCGCTTGCTCAGGATATGAAAGCATATTTTGATGGAAAAGATTACACAAGTGATAATTATAAAAAAGCACAGGAATACCATACTAAGTTTCTGGAAATTATAAAGAAATATGATCAGGCAGTTGCTCCTTTCAGAACTGCAATGGATAAAAAAGTAGCTGAACAGAAAGAATCAGAAGCTAAAATGTATCAAAAAGAAGGAAGAATTATATCATACAACAGAATGATGATTATGAATACTGCAGAAGAAGTGCTGGCTGAAATTAGAAACCAGAAATTGAACGGTGCAAATGTTACAACAGGAGATGTATCTAAATTTAAGGCTTTACAGGAAAAATTGATTAAAGTTGCATCTGAATATCAGAATGCTATAAGGGATCAAAAATATCTGGAAAAAGAAGGAATAAAAGATAATTCAGGAATAAAGGTTAGTGGGCTTAATAGTTTCATGGATGAAACAAATGACTTCAAAGCAGCCCTTGTAAATCTTATAGAAAGAATTGAAACTAAAAAAGCAGTAGACCAGAACACTTTAAGTAACAGTTTTTTCCTTGAAAATGCAAATGGAACTCCTGAAAATATGATTAAACAGTTTAATGAACTTGTTGGAGAATATAACAGAAGTATCAGATAA
- a CDS encoding very short patch repair endonuclease, which translates to MKKKKPLTRSQNMARIKSKNTKLEIYIRKLLFKMGYRYRINYSMLPGTPDIYILKYKTAIFVNGCFWHRHENCKIATFPHTNEEFWEKKFRRNVERDMEVREKLFEMDISVITIWECEIREMQKNEIYRKKYLETLKNRIERVFNYCEKDISVQMKISKYQEKYK; encoded by the coding sequence ATGAAAAAGAAAAAACCTCTCACAAGAAGTCAGAATATGGCAAGGATAAAATCTAAAAATACGAAACTTGAGATTTACATTAGAAAACTTTTATTTAAAATGGGTTACAGATATCGTATAAATTATTCCATGCTTCCAGGAACACCTGATATTTATATTTTAAAGTATAAAACGGCGATATTTGTGAACGGATGTTTCTGGCATAGACATGAAAACTGTAAAATAGCTACATTTCCTCATACAAATGAAGAATTTTGGGAAAAGAAATTTAGAAGAAATGTAGAAAGAGACATGGAAGTCAGGGAAAAGCTTTTTGAAATGGATATAAGTGTCATAACTATCTGGGAGTGCGAAATAAGGGAAATGCAGAAAAATGAAATTTATAGAAAAAAATATCTTGAAACTTTGAAAAACAGAATTGAAAGAGTATTTAACTATTGTGAAAAGGATATTTCTGTTCAGATGAAAATTTCTAAATACCAAGAAAAATATAAGTAA
- a CDS encoding DUF262 domain-containing protein, whose amino-acid sequence MSNKFSRNTRKISEIYNDFKNGTLIVDNSYQRKAVWGIKDNIRLIETILLNLIIPEIFLWDANTDPETGKTITHIVDGQQRVKAISEFIAGQYKLEEKYLIEENIKKVYSGKYFEDLDDDVKTNIWAYEMSIVNLDRKFKIEDVKKMFQRLNLTDYILTEQEKRKSLGSAFGKTAEKISNDVFWKDYKIFNVSDIRRMKDIEYCSSILLLIREGIVDQTSNKNSEKLNQMYKDFSREYKDSKIDSEKVYESMTLIRKLAKINDFTKKKIQMYTLFCVTSDFLEQHIVITSEMSNLFELFTECYSLFKNEFELNSTDEKEKIIIDDLKKYKLASSEGVNKYKNRMIRFEILKKILTQEKRISVNHFKNVKHKLEKVIEDRNLESK is encoded by the coding sequence ATGTCAAATAAATTTTCTAGAAATACCAGAAAAATATCTGAAATTTATAATGATTTTAAAAATGGAACATTAATTGTAGATAATTCTTATCAAAGAAAAGCAGTTTGGGGAATAAAAGATAATATTAGACTTATTGAAACAATACTTTTAAATTTAATTATTCCTGAAATATTTTTATGGGATGCAAATACAGATCCAGAAACAGGTAAAACAATTACACATATTGTAGATGGACAGCAAAGAGTAAAGGCAATTTCTGAATTTATAGCAGGACAATATAAGTTGGAAGAAAAATATTTAATAGAAGAAAATATAAAAAAAGTATATTCAGGAAAATATTTTGAAGATTTAGACGATGATGTAAAAACTAATATTTGGGCATATGAAATGTCAATAGTTAATTTAGATAGAAAATTTAAAATAGAAGACGTTAAAAAGATGTTTCAAAGACTAAATTTGACAGATTATATACTTACTGAACAAGAAAAAAGAAAAAGTTTAGGAAGTGCTTTTGGGAAAACAGCTGAGAAAATTTCAAATGATGTTTTTTGGAAAGATTATAAAATTTTTAATGTGAGTGATATAAGAAGAATGAAGGATATAGAGTATTGTAGTAGTATTTTGTTATTAATAAGAGAAGGAATTGTTGATCAGACATCTAATAAAAATTCTGAAAAGCTAAATCAAATGTATAAAGATTTTAGTAGAGAGTACAAAGATTCTAAAATAGATTCTGAAAAAGTTTATGAATCAATGACATTAATAAGAAAATTGGCAAAGATAAATGATTTTACTAAAAAAAAAATACAGATGTACACATTATTTTGTGTAACGTCAGATTTTTTAGAACAACATATAGTAATTACTTCTGAAATGTCTAATTTATTTGAATTGTTTACTGAATGTTATAGTCTTTTTAAAAATGAGTTTGAATTGAATAGTACAGATGAAAAAGAAAAAATAATTATTGATGATTTAAAAAAATATAAGTTAGCTTCTTCAGAAGGAGTTAATAAGTATAAAAACAGAATGATTAGATTTGAAATTTTAAAAAAAATATTAACACAAGAAAAAAGAATTTCTGTAAATCATTTTAAAAATGTAAAACACAAACTAGAAAAAGTAATAGAAGATAGAAATTTAGAAAGTAAATAG
- a CDS encoding DNA cytosine methyltransferase: MENKIKIYSFFSGCGLLDLGLENAGFNIAMVSEKYEPFLDAYKYSRKKLEKTKPEYGYFKNDIQNYLDDVSLLGNIIRNECDDTIIGFVGGPPCPDFSIAGKNKGIYGENGKLSEVYFNLIEKYTPDFFIFENVKGLWKTRKHKEFYSKMYKKMEKNGYYVFDKLLNSLYYGVPQNRERIMMIGIRISNRKNKKEIEYLISKFNWGLKNFNFLERIKKVNWPLTNPFEENSKIDMPKGIIKNLTVQYWFDKNNVESHFNSQDYFLPRSGLEKMKIIEEGDVSKKSYKRLHRWRYSPTAAYGNNEVHLHPYKTRRLSIAEVLAIQSAPKKFELPKTMSLTDMFKTVGNGVPVLMMEKIAKELKKLLEECI, encoded by the coding sequence ATGGAAAATAAAATAAAAATATATTCTTTTTTTTCAGGTTGTGGATTATTAGATTTAGGCTTGGAAAATGCAGGGTTTAATATTGCAATGGTGTCTGAAAAATATGAGCCTTTTCTTGATGCATATAAATATTCAAGAAAAAAATTAGAAAAAACTAAACCAGAGTACGGTTATTTTAAGAATGATATTCAAAATTATTTAGATGACGTTTCATTATTGGGAAATATTATAAGAAATGAATGTGATGATACAATTATAGGATTTGTTGGAGGTCCTCCTTGTCCAGATTTTTCTATAGCTGGTAAAAATAAAGGGATATATGGTGAAAACGGAAAACTTTCAGAAGTATATTTTAATTTAATTGAAAAATATACTCCCGATTTTTTTATTTTTGAAAATGTTAAAGGATTGTGGAAAACTAGGAAACATAAAGAATTTTATTCTAAAATGTATAAAAAAATGGAAAAAAATGGATACTATGTTTTTGATAAATTATTAAATTCTTTATATTATGGAGTTCCACAAAATCGTGAAAGAATTATGATGATAGGAATAAGAATTTCAAATAGAAAAAATAAAAAAGAAATAGAATATCTAATTTCAAAATTTAATTGGGGACTCAAAAATTTTAATTTTTTAGAAAGAATAAAAAAAGTTAACTGGCCATTAACAAATCCTTTTGAAGAAAATTCAAAAATTGACATGCCAAAAGGAATTATAAAAAATTTAACAGTACAATATTGGTTTGATAAAAATAATGTAGAGTCTCATTTTAATAGTCAGGATTATTTTTTACCAAGATCAGGTTTAGAAAAAATGAAAATTATTGAAGAAGGAGATGTTTCTAAAAAATCATATAAACGTTTACATAGGTGGAGATATTCTCCTACAGCTGCATATGGTAATAACGAAGTTCATTTACATCCTTATAAAACAAGAAGGCTTAGTATTGCAGAAGTTTTAGCAATACAATCTGCACCAAAAAAATTTGAATTACCCAAAACAATGTCATTAACAGATATGTTTAAGACAGTTGGAAATGGAGTTCCGGTTTTAATGATGGAAAAAATAGCAAAGGAATTAAAAAAATTATTAGAAGAGTGTATATAG